The Lentisphaerota bacterium DNA window CTGGCGCTTCAGGAGGCGATCGATTTTGTTGGCCGGCTCAATCCGGGCCTGACCGCCGCCGCCCATGATGTGCTGGCTGCCGAAAGCGCCGCCCGTCAGGCCGGCGTGCGGCCTAACCCCGAGATCGAAATCGAGGCCGAGGACTTCGGGGGGACGGACAGCCGCGAGGGGTACGATGGCGCCACCACGACCGCCGGCATCAGCCAGCGGATCGAACTCGGCGGGAAGCGATCCAAACGCCAATCGGTGGCCCGTGCGGAAGCCCGGCTTACCGGATGGGATTACGAAGCCTCTCGCCTGGACATCCTGACCCGTACCAAGCAGGCGTTTGTGGATGTGCTCGCGGCCCAGTGCCGAGTCGCCTTGGCCGCGGAGGCGCTGGCGCTGGCCGAAGACGTGCGCAAGGCGGCTGCCGAGCGCGTGAAGGCAGGCAAGGTTCCCGAACTCGAGGCGATCAAAGCCGCCGTGGAGGTGTCCTCCGCCGGCATAGCGCGCGACCGGACCAAGCGGGAATTGGATGTCGCCCGCAGACTGCTTGTCGCCAACTGGGGCAGTGCAACGCCGCGCTTCACCAACGCCGTCGGATCGCTGGACGATGTCGGGGACGCGGCATCCCTCGATTCTCTTGCCGCCGCCGTGGAGCGGTCGCCGGAAGTGGCCCGTTGGACCGATGCGCGTCTGGCCGCCGCGGAATCGCTCAGGCTCGCGAAGGCTCAGCGTGTCCCGGATATCACGGTGAATGTCGGCGTCAGACGATTCGATGAGGACGGCACGCATGCGGCCGTCGCCGGTGTCGCACTACCGCTGCCGCTGTTCGACCGTAACGCGGGTGGGATCGCCGCCGCGCAACACTGCGTCGCGGCCGCGGAGCAGAAGGAGCGCGCCGCCCGTCTGCTGGCCGCAACCAGCCTCGCCGAGATTCACGGCCGTTTCGACACCGCCCGCTCGGAAGCCGTGGCCATACGGGACGGTTTGATTCCTGCCGCGCAGAAAGCGTTCGATGCCGCGCAAACCGGCTACCGTCAGGGGAAATTCGGCTTGCTTGAGGTACTCGATGCGCAACGAACCCTCAACGACGCCAAAGCCGGCCATCTGGAGGCCCTCACCGCCTATCATAAGGCGGCGGCGGATATGGAACGGTTGACCGGCACCCCACTCACTGCAACTGAACAAACCAACGAACAGGAAGTGAAATGAATATGTGCACTTTTAGCAGAACGATTGGCGCAGGACTCTGCGCCCTTCTGGCGATCACAAGTGGATGCGGCAAGAATGAGATCGGCAGCACGGCTGGCGGCGTCCAGCCCGAGACGGTGACTGCAAACAACACGAATGGGGCGGCTAGGATTCCGGTTACCAAGGAACAGGTGACGCGTTTCGGGATCATGATCGCACCTGCCATAACAGGCACGGTGGTCAGGAGTCTGCAGGCGCCCGGCGAGATCAAGACGGATGCGGACCGCGTGGCGCGCGTGGTCCCACTGGCGCCAGGCATTGTGCGCCAGGTGACGAAGACGATCGGGGACCGAGTTCAGGCTGGCGAGATTCTTGCATGGATCGAAAGTGCCGAACTGGCCGCGGCAAAGCTGGATTACTACGCCAAAGTGTTCGAGGCCCGGCGCTGCGAACTGCGGGTGCCGCAGGCAAAGGCGATTTTCGAGAACACGTCGCGGCTCATCGCGCTCCTGAAGGACGGGGCTGGAGATGAGGCACTCGGCAAACTGGACGGTTTGGAGATGGGTG harbors:
- a CDS encoding TolC family protein, which encodes MAGRFGFFRTTLALALAANTITVRADAQNEQEAAGPLALQEAIDFVGRLNPGLTAAAHDVLAAESAARQAGVRPNPEIEIEAEDFGGTDSREGYDGATTTAGISQRIELGGKRSKRQSVARAEARLTGWDYEASRLDILTRTKQAFVDVLAAQCRVALAAEALALAEDVRKAAAERVKAGKVPELEAIKAAVEVSSAGIARDRTKRELDVARRLLVANWGSATPRFTNAVGSLDDVGDAASLDSLAAAVERSPEVARWTDARLAAAESLRLAKAQRVPDITVNVGVRRFDEDGTHAAVAGVALPLPLFDRNAGGIAAAQHCVAAAEQKERAARLLAATSLAEIHGRFDTARSEAVAIRDGLIPAAQKAFDAAQTGYRQGKFGLLEVLDAQRTLNDAKAGHLEALTAYHKAAADMERLTGTPLTATEQTNEQEVK